Proteins encoded within one genomic window of Lynx canadensis isolate LIC74 chromosome B4, mLynCan4.pri.v2, whole genome shotgun sequence:
- the CCDC65 gene encoding LOW QUALITY PROTEIN: dynein regulatory complex subunit 2 (The sequence of the model RefSeq protein was modified relative to this genomic sequence to represent the inferred CDS: inserted 4 bases in 4 codons; deleted 1 base in 1 codon): protein MSKKGKKAKIPLSDEEQLLLFQQKLLAEEEMAKKKERLLSQFLKDKLAKEEHNSALNLYKINTQWRTVLREVKTRELHKDIEILSQTFERVVDCKDSVIKSLATDLSEAEEQYAHALRSHLHSIDQLLALQRSRLNLLEESYNMELEALTKEFETERKTIIDQHEKEIHYLQDVFMAMEQNYIDSEYESKLEFQSMWDDLKNKNLEEKHFLRLHXENTVEDLWRRFQDALKNYTDATEDQKIAFETLKVKDXRSSKEIEAQMKKIQKLQDSIIILRGKIMVHSHENEDRNQYIRKDKELVLAQLRKLKAXRSHAREISQENLVKLTLESNAXLKALRKIVDKGEKILKLAEICRKFETEEEKVLPFYSSVLTPKEQAEIEEIYREELTEELSKVIVNYTGMENFWKRYNKVKLEQLSLQQRRAQLLEINGKLREMLKQYLDGISVSDEVLSQLNPLFIVNHRSNLPQPLSTPTTQPGDRQPPTTYNIIEAAHVISHIL, encoded by the exons ATGtctaagaaagggaaaaaggccAAGATACCCCTGTCGGATGAGGAGCAGCTGCTTCTGTTTCAGCAGAAGTTGCTGGCAGAGGAGGAGATGGccaagaagaaagagaggctCCTGAGCCAGTTCTTGAAG GACAAGCTGGCCAAGGAGGAGCACAACAGTGCTCTGAACCTTTACAAGATTAACACACAGTGGAGAACTGTCCTTAGGGAAGTCAAGACCAGAGAGCTGCATAAGGACATTGAGATCCTCAGCCAAACGTTTGAACGAGTGGTGGACTGCAAGGACAGTGTCATCAAG TCTTTAGCCACGGACCTGTCAGAAGCCGAGGAGCAGTACGCCCATGCGCTGCGC AGCCACCTGCACAGCATCGATCAGCTTTTAGCCCTGCAGAGAAGCCGGCTCAACCTCCTAGAGGAAAGTTACAACATGGAGCTGGAGGCCCTAACCAAAGAGTTTGAGACAGAAAG GAAGACAATTATTGACCAGCATGAAAAAGAGATTCACTACCTACAAGATGTCTTCATGGCCATGGAGCAGAACTATATAGATTCTGAGTATGAAAGTAAGCTGGAGTTCCAGAGCATGTGGGATGATCTCAAAAACAAG AACTTAGAAGAGAAGCATTTTCTAAGACTGC TGGAGAATACAGTAGAAGATCTGTGGAGAAGGTTCCAGGATGCACTCAAGAATTATACTGATGCCACAGAGGATCAAAAGATTGCCTTTGAGACTCTGAAGGTGAAAG AAAGAAGCTCCAAAGAGATTGAagcacagatgaaaaaaatacagaaattacaG GActccataattattttaagaggCAAGATCATGGTGCACAGCCATGAGAATGAAGACCGGAACCAGTACATTCGTAAGGACAAGGAGCTGGTCCTTGCACAACTGCGAAAACTTAAGG CAAGGAGTCACGCCCGGGAAATATCACAGGAAAACTTGGTCAAACTTACTTTAGAAAGTAATG CCCTCAAGGCCCTGAGAAAGATTGTTGATAAG GGTGAAAAGATCCTGAAACTTGCTGAAATATGTAGGAAATttgaaacagaggaagaaaaagtgcTACCTTTCTATTCATCAGTATTGACTCCCAAGGAGCAGGCGGAGATAGAAGAAATTTACCGAGAGGAGCTTACTGAGGAGCTCTCAAAG GTGATCGTGAACTATACAGGGATGGAGAATTTCTGGAAAAGGTACAACAAAGTGAAACTGGAACAACTGAGCCTCCAGCAGAGACGCGCCCAGTTGTTAGAAATCAACGGCAAGTTGCGAGAGATGCTGAAGCAGTACTTGGATGGCATCTCGGTGAGTGATGAAGTGCTGAGCCAGCTCAACCCACTCTTTATCGTCAACCATCGAAGCAACTTACCCCAGCCGTTGTCCACACCGACCACCCAGCCAGGTGACAGGCAACCTCCAACCACTTACAACATCATTGAGGCAGCCCACGTGATCTCCCATATCCTGTGA
- the FKBP11 gene encoding peptidyl-prolyl cis-trans isomerase FKBP11: protein MTLRPSLLPLRLLLLLLSGAVCWAEAGFETESPVRTLQVETLVEPPEPCAEPAAFGDTLHIHYTGSLVDGRIIDTSLTRDPLVIELGQKQVIPGLEQSLLDMCVGEKRRAIIPSHLAYGKRGFPPSIPADAVLQFDVELIALIRANYWQKLVKGILPLVGMAMVPALLGLIGYHLYKKATRPKVSKKKLKEEKRNKSKKK from the exons ATGACCCTGCGCCCCTCACTACTCCCGCTCcgtctgctgctgctgctgctcagtGGGGCGGTGTGCTGGGCTGAGGCTGGGTTCGAAACCGAAAGTCCCGTCCGGACCCTCCAAGTGGAGACCCTG GTGGAGCCCCCTGAGCCTTGCGCGGAGCCCGCTGCCTTTGGAGACACGCTGCACATACACTACACG GGCAGCTTGGTAGATGGACGCATTATTGACACTTCCCTGACCAGAGATCCTCTGGTTATAGAACTTGGCCAAAAGCAGGTGATCCCAG GTCTGGAGCAGAGCCTTCTAGACATGTGTGTGG GAGAGAAGCGAAGGGCAATCATTCCTTCTCACTTGGCCTATGGAAAAAGGGGATTTCCACCGTCCATCCCAG cgGATGCAGTGCTGCAGTTTGATGTGGAGCTGATTGCACTGATCCGAGCCAACTACTGGCAAAAGCTGGTGAAGGGCATTTTGCCTCTGGTAGGCATGGCCATGGTGCCAGCCCTCCTGGGCCTCATTGGGTATCACCTATACAAAAAGGCCACCAGACCTAAAGTCTCCAAAAAGAAGCTCAAGGAAGAGAAACgaaacaagagcaaaaagaaataa